The Lycium barbarum isolate Lr01 chromosome 9, ASM1917538v2, whole genome shotgun sequence genome has a segment encoding these proteins:
- the LOC132611205 gene encoding exocyst complex component SEC10b-like isoform X1: MRETRDGMKADRFSRSASADPDPLVLDIDDFKGAFSFDGLFGNLVNEILPSYQEEESDSAEGHGNGVGSDALPNGNLRTPPDAGKSAQGLSSPQFPEVDALLSLFKNSCKQLVDLRKQIDGNLSDLKKEVAVQDSEHRKTLSELEKGVDGLFDSFARLDLRISSVGQTAAKIGDHLQSADAQREVASQTIELIKYLMEFNGSPGDLMELSPLFSDDSRVAEAASIAQKLRSFAEEDIGRQTMTVSSAVGNATASRGLEVAVANLQEYCNELENRLLSRFDAASQKRELSTMRECAKILSQFNRGTSAMQHYVGLCPMFDVEVMNADAELVLGDQGAQPSPSNVARGLSSIFKEITETVRKEAATIAAVFPSPNDVMSILVQRVLEDRVPKLLEKLLLKPSLVSPPPMEEGGLILYLRLLAVAYEKTQELARDLRGVGCGDLDVEGLTESLFLPHKDIYIEYEQASLRQLYKAKMEELRAEVQQSSEPSGTIGRSKGASMASSHQQISVTVVTEFVRWNEEAVSRCTLFSSQPAAIAANVRAVFTCLLDQVSIYITEGLERARDSLTEAAALRERFVLGTSVSRRVAAAAASAAEAAAAAGESSFRSFMVSVQRCGSSVAIVQQYFANSISRLLLPVDGAHAASCEEMATAMSSAEGAAYKGLQQCIETVMAEVERVLSTEQKATDYRSPDDGIAPDHRPTQACSKVVAYLSRVLESAFTALEGLNKQAFLTELGNRLHKGLLNHWQKFTFNASGGLRLKRDITEYGEFVRSFNAPSVDEKFEQLGIMANVFIVAPESLSTLFEGSPSIRKDAQRFIQLREDYKSAKLAARLSSLWPSSS; encoded by the exons ATGAGAGAAACTAGAGATGGGATGAAGGCTGACAGGTTTTCAAGATCCGCATCTGCTGACCCTGATCCGCTTGTTCTTGACATAGATGATTTTAAG GGGGCGTTCTCCTTTGATGGCTTGTTTGGTAACTTGGTGAATGAGATATTACCTTCTTATCAAGAAGAAGAATCAGACTCCGCGGAGGGGCATGGAAATGGTGTTGGAAGTGATGCCCTACCAAATGGGAACTTGCGAACACCACCAGATGCGGGAAAGTCAGCACAAGGACTGTCAAGTCCCCAATTCCCTGAAGTTGATGCTTTATTATCCTTATTTAAGAATTCTTGTAAACAACTGGTTGATCTCAGAAAACAG ATTGATGGGAACCTTAGTGATCTTAAAAAGGAAGTCGCTGTCCAAGATTCAGAGCACCGGAAGACACTTTCTGAG CTGGAAAAAGGTGTGGACGGCTTGTTTGATAGCTTTGCACGGTTGGATTTGCGTATATCCAGTGTGGGTCAAACGGCTGCCAAAATAGGAGACCATCTACAG AGTGCAGATGCTCAGAGAGAAGTTGCTAGTCAGACGATAGAACTCATAAAG TACTTGATGGAGTTCAATGGCAGTCCCGGAGACCTGATGGAGCTTTCTCCTTTATTTTCTGATGATAGTCGTGTCGCTGAAGCTGCTTCGATTGCTCAAAAATTAA GATCATTTGCTGAGGAAGATATTGGAAGACAAACCATGACTGTCTCATCAGCTGTCGGTAATGCAACTGCGAGTAGAGGACTGGAAGTTGCTGTTGCCAACCTCCAAGAATACTGCAATG AGTTGGAGAACAGATTACTGTCTCGATTTGATGCGGCTTCACAGAAACGCGAGCTGTCTACAATGCGGGAATGTGCTAAAATTTTGTCACAG TTTAACAGGGGTACTAGTGCTATGCAACACTATGTGGGATTGTGTCCAATGTTCGATGTGGAGGTCATGAATGCAGATGCTGAATTGGTTCTTGGAGATCAGGGTGCACAACCCAGCCCTAGCAATGTTGCGCGTGGTCTTTCTTCAATTTTTAAAGAGATTACAG AGACTGTGCGGAAAGAAGCAGCCACAATAGCAGCCGTTTTTCCTTCCCCAAATGATGTAATGTCAATACTGGTTCAG CGTGTTTTGGAGGATCGTGTTCCAAAGCTTCTCGAGAAACTCTTACTGAAACCGTCTCTTGTTAGTCCACCTCCCATGGAAGAAGGAGGTCTTATACTA TATCTCAGATTGCTAGCCGTGGCATATGAAAAGACACAGGAGCTTGCTAGAGACTTACGCGGTGTTGGGTGTGGCGACTTGGATGTTGAAG GTTTAACAGAATCTCTGTTTCTACCCCACAAAGACATATACATTGAGTACGAGCAGGCCTCTCTTAGACAACTTTACAAAGCTAAG ATGGAGGAGCTTCGCGCTGAAGTCCAGCAATCCTCTGAGCCATCTGGGACAATTGGCCGCTCAAAAGGCGCTTCAATGGCATCCTCTCACCAGCAAATTTCTGTTACTGTGGTGACAGAGTTTGTCCGTTGGAATGAAGAAGCAGTATCTAGATGCACTTTGTTCTCATCACAG CCTGCTGCAATTGCTGCTAATGTAAGAGCTGTTTTTACATGCCTTCTGGACCAA GTGAGTATATACATAACTGAAGGTCTTGAAAGAGCCAGAGACAGTCTCACTGAGGCTGCTGCTTTAAGGGAAAGATTTGTGCTTGGGACTAGTGTTAGTCGAAGGGTTGCTGCTGCAGCCGCTTCCGCG GCAGAAGCAGCAGCTGCTGCTGGTGAAAGTAGTTTCAGATCTTTCATGGTTTCTGTGCAACGCTGTGGGAGCAGTGTGGCTATTGTGCAGCAA TATTTTGCAAACTCTATATCTCGGCTTTTACTACCTGTGGATGGTGCGCATGCTGCTTCCTGTGAAGAAATGGCTACAGCTATGTCAAGTGCAGAGGGTGCTGCTTATAAGGGGCTTCAGCAATGCATTGAAACTGTTATGGCAGAG GTGGAACGCGTACTGTCAACTGAACAAAAAGCCACAGATTATCGATCACCCGATGACGGAATTGCCCCTGACCATCGGCCAACGCAAGCTTGTTCAAA AGTTGTCGCTTACCTTTCAAGGGTGCTTGAATCGGCATTCACAGCACTGGAAGGGCTTAACAAACAAGCCTTCCTGACTGAATTG gGGAATCGTTTACACAAAGGCTTGCTTAATCATTGGCAAAAATTCACCTTCAATGCAAG TGGAGGATTGCGTTTGAAGCGTGATATAACAGAGTATGGGGAGTTTGTTCGTAGTTTCAATGCCCCTTCTGTTGATGAGAAATTTGAACAGCTGGGCAT CATGGCAAATGTGTTTATTGTTGCTCCTGAAAGTCTTTCCACACTCTTTGAGGGAAGCCCGAGCATTAGGAAAGATGCACAGAG GTTCATTCAGCTTCGGGAGGATTACAAGAGTGCAAAACTTGCGGCGAGACTTAGCTCCTTATGGCCTAGCTCTAGTTAG
- the LOC132611205 gene encoding exocyst complex component SEC10b-like isoform X2: protein MRETRDGMKADRFSRSASADPDPLVLDIDDFKGAFSFDGLFGNLVNEILPSYQEEESDSAEGHGNGVGSDALPNGNLRTPPDAGKSAQGLSSPQFPEVDALLSLFKNSCKQLVDLRKQIDGNLSDLKKEVAVQDSEHRKTLSELEKGVDGLFDSFARLDLRISSVGQTAAKIGDHLQSADAQREVASQTIELIKYLMEFNGSPGDLMELSPLFSDDSRVAEAASIAQKLRSFAEEDIGRQTMTVSSAVGNATASRGLEVAVANLQEYCNELENRLLSRFDAASQKRELSTMRECAKILSQFNRGTSAMQHYVGLCPMFDVEVMNADAELVLGDQGAQPSPSNVARGLSSIFKEITETVRKEAATIAAVFPSPNDVMSILVQRVLEDRVPKLLEKLLLKPSLVSPPPMEEGGLILYLRLLAVAYEKTQELARDLRGVGCGDLDVEGLTESLFLPHKDIYIEYEQASLRQLYKAKMEELRAEVQQSSEPSGTIGRSKGASMASSHQQISVTVVTEFVRWNEEAVSRCTLFSSQPAAIAANVRAVFTCLLDQVSIYITEGLERARDSLTEAAALRERFVLGTSVSRRVAAAAASAAEAAAAAGESSFRSFMVSVQRCGSSVAIVQQYFANSISRLLLPVDGAHAASCEEMATAMSSAEGAAYKGLQQCIETVMAEV, encoded by the exons ATGAGAGAAACTAGAGATGGGATGAAGGCTGACAGGTTTTCAAGATCCGCATCTGCTGACCCTGATCCGCTTGTTCTTGACATAGATGATTTTAAG GGGGCGTTCTCCTTTGATGGCTTGTTTGGTAACTTGGTGAATGAGATATTACCTTCTTATCAAGAAGAAGAATCAGACTCCGCGGAGGGGCATGGAAATGGTGTTGGAAGTGATGCCCTACCAAATGGGAACTTGCGAACACCACCAGATGCGGGAAAGTCAGCACAAGGACTGTCAAGTCCCCAATTCCCTGAAGTTGATGCTTTATTATCCTTATTTAAGAATTCTTGTAAACAACTGGTTGATCTCAGAAAACAG ATTGATGGGAACCTTAGTGATCTTAAAAAGGAAGTCGCTGTCCAAGATTCAGAGCACCGGAAGACACTTTCTGAG CTGGAAAAAGGTGTGGACGGCTTGTTTGATAGCTTTGCACGGTTGGATTTGCGTATATCCAGTGTGGGTCAAACGGCTGCCAAAATAGGAGACCATCTACAG AGTGCAGATGCTCAGAGAGAAGTTGCTAGTCAGACGATAGAACTCATAAAG TACTTGATGGAGTTCAATGGCAGTCCCGGAGACCTGATGGAGCTTTCTCCTTTATTTTCTGATGATAGTCGTGTCGCTGAAGCTGCTTCGATTGCTCAAAAATTAA GATCATTTGCTGAGGAAGATATTGGAAGACAAACCATGACTGTCTCATCAGCTGTCGGTAATGCAACTGCGAGTAGAGGACTGGAAGTTGCTGTTGCCAACCTCCAAGAATACTGCAATG AGTTGGAGAACAGATTACTGTCTCGATTTGATGCGGCTTCACAGAAACGCGAGCTGTCTACAATGCGGGAATGTGCTAAAATTTTGTCACAG TTTAACAGGGGTACTAGTGCTATGCAACACTATGTGGGATTGTGTCCAATGTTCGATGTGGAGGTCATGAATGCAGATGCTGAATTGGTTCTTGGAGATCAGGGTGCACAACCCAGCCCTAGCAATGTTGCGCGTGGTCTTTCTTCAATTTTTAAAGAGATTACAG AGACTGTGCGGAAAGAAGCAGCCACAATAGCAGCCGTTTTTCCTTCCCCAAATGATGTAATGTCAATACTGGTTCAG CGTGTTTTGGAGGATCGTGTTCCAAAGCTTCTCGAGAAACTCTTACTGAAACCGTCTCTTGTTAGTCCACCTCCCATGGAAGAAGGAGGTCTTATACTA TATCTCAGATTGCTAGCCGTGGCATATGAAAAGACACAGGAGCTTGCTAGAGACTTACGCGGTGTTGGGTGTGGCGACTTGGATGTTGAAG GTTTAACAGAATCTCTGTTTCTACCCCACAAAGACATATACATTGAGTACGAGCAGGCCTCTCTTAGACAACTTTACAAAGCTAAG ATGGAGGAGCTTCGCGCTGAAGTCCAGCAATCCTCTGAGCCATCTGGGACAATTGGCCGCTCAAAAGGCGCTTCAATGGCATCCTCTCACCAGCAAATTTCTGTTACTGTGGTGACAGAGTTTGTCCGTTGGAATGAAGAAGCAGTATCTAGATGCACTTTGTTCTCATCACAG CCTGCTGCAATTGCTGCTAATGTAAGAGCTGTTTTTACATGCCTTCTGGACCAA GTGAGTATATACATAACTGAAGGTCTTGAAAGAGCCAGAGACAGTCTCACTGAGGCTGCTGCTTTAAGGGAAAGATTTGTGCTTGGGACTAGTGTTAGTCGAAGGGTTGCTGCTGCAGCCGCTTCCGCG GCAGAAGCAGCAGCTGCTGCTGGTGAAAGTAGTTTCAGATCTTTCATGGTTTCTGTGCAACGCTGTGGGAGCAGTGTGGCTATTGTGCAGCAA TATTTTGCAAACTCTATATCTCGGCTTTTACTACCTGTGGATGGTGCGCATGCTGCTTCCTGTGAAGAAATGGCTACAGCTATGTCAAGTGCAGAGGGTGCTGCTTATAAGGGGCTTCAGCAATGCATTGAAACTGTTATGGCAGAGGTCTGA